One part of the Stigmatopora argus isolate UIUO_Sarg chromosome 8, RoL_Sarg_1.0, whole genome shotgun sequence genome encodes these proteins:
- the LOC144079469 gene encoding uncharacterized protein LOC144079469, giving the protein MVQQQGQLMSTVAEAQTRLEQQIQHRSEVDLQMMQQHKQAMDTVDQRLRQALQCLTALPSKAEGLSGNATEAQSCLQQQTQHRSEVERTVTRLHDQLTSTVGVRLEQVQDCLRLPSNETSRVQTRLKHEECGRMWKKVEEEEEAFKFHRQCSRRVTLSPAMDVKHCEVYEVIFRSQGCNYMTS; this is encoded by the exons ATGGTGCAACAACAAGGACAGTTAATGTCGACCGTGGCtgag gcgcagacccgcttggagcaGCAAATTCAGCATCGGTCGGAGGTGGACTTGCAGATGATGCAACAAcacaagcaggcaatggacacaGTGGACCAGCGTCTCAGACAGGCGCTGCAATGCCTGACGGCATTACCATCAAAGGCGGAGGGTTTATCTGGCAATGCGACGGAG gcgcAGAGCTGCTTGCAGCAGCAAACTCAGCACCGGTCGGAGGTGGAGCGTACGGTCACGCGACtgcatgaccagctaacgtcgaccgtgggcgtccgcttggagcaggtgcaggattgcctgcggttaccgtcgaacgaaacgtcgagg gtgcagacccgcttgaaacacgaagaatgtggaagaatgtggaagaaggtggaagaagaagaggaagcgtttaaatttcaccggcaatgctcgcgacgagtcacgctatctcccgccatggatgtgaaacattgtgaggtttatgaagtcatctttaggtctcaaggctgcaactacatgaccagctaa